One stretch of Heptranchias perlo isolate sHepPer1 chromosome 29, sHepPer1.hap1, whole genome shotgun sequence DNA includes these proteins:
- the LOC137299541 gene encoding procathepsin L-like yields MELSHFVMCILTVISMASANPVRYEENFHEIIQDLRQLLNEEIVAEAPKYMDQVLSDVAEEELNSIPDEKDWRKDGYVSAIKNQGQCASCWSFTATGTMEGQWYNSTGHLIQLSEQNLVDCAKDNGCDGGSVKRAFIYMRDEGIEPSHSYPYKGKKGTCSFNLSDSIGTLTDFKRLRGTNEAEIMKIVAKHGPVSIYVFMSEKFLNFRGTGIFNDPKCNKKPNHAVVVVGYVNKPSEKYWIIKNSWGTSWGDQGYMKMIMNKNMCNMNYLVYYPIV; encoded by the exons ATGGAGCTTTCCCACTTTGTGATGTGCATCCTGACtgttatctccatggcctcggcTAATCCGGTCAGATATGAGGAGAACTTTCATGAG ATAATCCAGGATCTCCGTCAATTGTTGAATGAGGAGATTGTAGCGGAAGCGCCAAAATATATGGACCAGGTTCTATCAGATGTTGCTGAGGAAGAGCTGAATTCTATTCCAGATGAAAAGGACTGGCGTAAGGATGGTTACGTTAGTGCCATAAAGAACCAG GGCCAATGCGCTTCCTGCTGGTCCTTTACTGCAACCGGGACAATGGAAGGACAATGGTACAATAGCACAGGTCATCTCATCCAACTCAGCGAGCAAAACCTCGTGGACTGCGCAAAAGATAACGGATGCGATGGAGGATCGGTGAAGCGAGCATTTATTTATATGCGTGACGAAGGAATTGAACCTAGTCATTCGTACCCCTACAAAGGAAAG AAGGGGACTTGCTCATTCAATTTGTCGGACTCTATTGGCACACTTACTGATTTCAAGAGACTTAGAGGAACTAACGAGGCAGAAATAATGAAAATAGTGGCGAAACATGGACCAGTTTCCATCTATGTTTTTATGTCAGAAAAGTTCCTGAACTTTAGAGGCACAG GTATCTTTAATGATCCTAAGTGCAACAAGAAACCTAACCATGCTGTAGTGGTGGTGGGTTATGTGAATAAGCCTTCAGAAAAGTATTGGATCATTAAAAACAG CTGGGGAACAAGCTGGGGTGACCAGGGCTACATGAAGATGATTATGAACAAGAACATGTGTAACATGAACTACCTCGTCTACTACCCAATAGTCTAA